The Desulfoscipio gibsoniae DSM 7213 genome contains a region encoding:
- the resB gene encoding cytochrome c biogenesis protein ResB, with product MMGLIKNTGKNLLRYWASMRLGIILLTAITIVSILGSFIPQREDPGVYYAIYGGIMAPLIIKLGFTNVFYSCWYIILAISIGLNLCLCAGQKLFKSIHRISNPGWKKDIHEFKNINLYQAIEVRGGNVNAVAGELKRVFKCSNYRVFAKLDSNATALTACSGTFGCLGSPLLHLALVVIIAGSFLSGVYGKSTSCQVPVSGMAELTQEGYPFNLKVDDFQVNYYPDGSPSQYQSNLSAVVMGKTEVQKTISVNNPLSYKGVKVYQASYGWLIKGSLEKGAIKHNFTVENGGLIQLPQIKELALQVRFYPDYYLDKTGHPASRSEKPLNPKLIYVLYQNSTLIEMGVAGLGETIQLGDLTLYFDRYDLYTGLIVKKDLGFLVVLAGFIILMSGLGLHFYVKPRYVWALITPNEDGVTIHLAGQGQNNHDHDLKDNLEAYMSNMVGVDKKSVLKKGCMV from the coding sequence ATGATGGGGCTAATAAAAAATACCGGCAAAAACTTGCTGCGTTACTGGGCGTCCATGCGTTTGGGAATTATACTTTTAACTGCTATAACCATAGTCAGTATTTTAGGCAGCTTTATTCCCCAGCGGGAGGACCCGGGTGTTTATTATGCTATTTACGGTGGAATAATGGCCCCTCTTATAATAAAGTTGGGTTTTACCAACGTTTTTTATTCCTGCTGGTATATTATTTTAGCTATATCCATAGGGCTGAACCTGTGCCTGTGTGCCGGCCAAAAGCTTTTCAAAAGCATACATAGGATCTCCAACCCCGGGTGGAAAAAAGATATCCATGAGTTTAAAAATATCAATCTCTATCAGGCTATTGAAGTTCGGGGCGGTAATGTAAATGCTGTGGCTGGTGAATTAAAACGTGTTTTTAAGTGCAGCAACTACCGCGTTTTTGCTAAGTTAGACAGTAATGCCACAGCTTTAACAGCTTGCAGTGGAACATTCGGCTGTTTGGGGTCGCCGCTTTTGCATCTGGCGCTGGTGGTAATCATTGCCGGAAGTTTTTTAAGTGGTGTCTATGGTAAAAGTACTAGCTGCCAGGTACCGGTGTCCGGGATGGCTGAACTCACTCAAGAAGGCTATCCATTTAACCTTAAGGTAGACGATTTTCAAGTTAACTATTACCCTGACGGAAGCCCAAGCCAGTACCAAAGCAATTTAAGTGCAGTAGTTATGGGCAAAACAGAAGTACAAAAGACCATATCCGTAAATAATCCGTTGAGCTACAAGGGAGTTAAGGTATATCAAGCTTCCTATGGCTGGTTAATCAAAGGAAGCTTGGAGAAGGGGGCTATCAAACATAACTTTACCGTTGAAAACGGCGGTCTTATACAATTGCCGCAAATAAAAGAGCTGGCCCTTCAAGTTCGTTTTTACCCGGATTATTATCTGGATAAAACAGGACACCCGGCATCCCGTTCTGAAAAGCCACTTAATCCAAAGCTGATTTATGTTTTATATCAAAATAGTACTTTAATTGAAATGGGCGTAGCCGGTTTAGGTGAGACTATCCAGTTGGGAGACCTGACCCTATACTTTGACCGGTATGATCTATATACAGGGTTGATAGTTAAAAAAGACCTGGGGTTTTTGGTGGTTTTAGCTGGCTTTATCATCTTAATGAGCGGTCTTGGCCTGCATTTTTACGTAAAGCCCAGGTATGTTTGGGCATTAATTACACCTAACGAGGATGGTGTTACCATACACCTGGCCGGTCAAGGTCAAAACAACCATGACCACGACTTAAAAGATAATCTGGAAGCTTATATGTCAAATATGGTAGGCGTTGATAAAAAGTCCGTGCTTAAAAAGGGGTGCATGGTATGA
- a CDS encoding NapC/NirT family cytochrome c, with protein sequence MSKGKLAKTVLISIMSIIIVIIIAYSAFMGVYVYTSTPEFCAKCHYVKRYVVSWEKTSHKDVNCLQCHEPSGPLAKLHSKSRGLNYYLMDKTGDFSDVMIKAAYINERNCFVCHIDLNKEHPDTVKLDRAEFDHLKSTKNDESCLNCHRDVGHSTDIGIEKVIPTN encoded by the coding sequence TTGTCCAAAGGAAAACTCGCGAAAACCGTTCTTATAAGCATAATGAGCATAATTATTGTCATAATTATAGCCTACAGTGCATTTATGGGTGTTTATGTATACACTTCTACTCCGGAATTTTGTGCCAAATGTCACTATGTAAAACGCTACGTGGTGTCTTGGGAAAAAACGTCGCACAAAGATGTTAACTGCTTGCAATGTCATGAACCTTCCGGGCCTCTGGCTAAACTTCACTCTAAAAGCCGGGGACTAAATTATTACCTGATGGATAAAACAGGTGATTTTTCAGATGTGATGATTAAGGCAGCTTATATTAATGAAAGAAATTGTTTTGTTTGTCATATTGATCTAAACAAAGAACATCCGGATACGGTTAAATTAGACCGGGCGGAATTTGACCATCTTAAATCAACGAAAAACGATGAGAGTTGCTTAAATTGCCATAGAGACGTTGGTCATAGTACGGATATTGGCATTGAAAAAGTAATACCAACAAATTAG
- the ccsB gene encoding c-type cytochrome biogenesis protein CcsB: MTQFNPEIFFYYLTLVAYTLTLILLLIFNRQPNLNKVTKIFIGLGLAAHTLTMFFRMLTIGRLPAANLYEFILLLSWGTVLIFLFLQKRYPVSFLGIPVLLVILALFIYTGSMNKEAQPIMPALQSYWLKLHVAVAILAYGSFTVSFGAGLLLLFRGKRRMLDSKGELMVEQLMNKAIAFGFPFMTLVLITGSIWAEQVWGTWWSWDPKETWALITWMIYAIYLHGHFSRQWRGKHSAWMVVMGFGAVIFTLFGVTWLMPGLHSYI; this comes from the coding sequence ATGACGCAGTTTAATCCGGAAATCTTTTTTTATTATCTAACTCTGGTAGCTTATACGTTAACCTTAATTTTACTGCTTATTTTCAACAGGCAGCCCAACCTAAATAAGGTAACTAAAATATTTATCGGTCTGGGGCTGGCAGCCCATACATTAACCATGTTTTTCAGAATGCTGACCATTGGCCGCCTACCAGCGGCAAATCTATATGAATTTATCTTGTTATTATCCTGGGGCACAGTATTAATTTTCTTATTCTTACAGAAACGTTACCCTGTTAGTTTTCTTGGCATCCCGGTGCTGCTAGTAATTCTAGCGCTTTTTATTTATACCGGGAGCATGAATAAAGAGGCGCAACCCATAATGCCTGCTTTGCAAAGTTATTGGTTAAAGCTTCATGTAGCAGTGGCCATATTGGCCTATGGCTCTTTTACGGTATCCTTTGGTGCAGGGCTTTTGCTGCTTTTTAGAGGAAAGCGGCGTATGCTGGATAGCAAAGGGGAACTAATGGTGGAACAGTTAATGAATAAAGCAATTGCTTTCGGTTTTCCCTTCATGACTTTAGTATTGATAACCGGTTCAATCTGGGCAGAACAGGTTTGGGGCACCTGGTGGAGTTGGGACCCTAAAGAGACCTGGGCGTTAATCACTTGGATGATTTATGCGATATATCTACATGGACACTTTAGCCGTCAGTGGAGGGGAAAACACTCGGCCTGGATGGTGGTTATGGGATTCGGAGCTGTGATTTTTACACTTTTTGGGGTAACCTGGCTAATGCCTGGACTTCATAGTTATATTTAG